Proteins encoded together in one Phyllostomus discolor isolate MPI-MPIP mPhyDis1 chromosome 6, mPhyDis1.pri.v3, whole genome shotgun sequence window:
- the MS4A15 gene encoding LOW QUALITY PROTEIN: membrane-spanning 4-domains subfamily A member 15 (The sequence of the model RefSeq protein was modified relative to this genomic sequence to represent the inferred CDS: inserted 1 base in 1 codon) → MSAAPASNGVFVVIPPSNASGLRPPPAVLPTSMCQPPGIMXPLGTQTPRTTQPPDLRPAETFLTGEPKALGTVQILIGLIHLGFGSVLLMVRRGRVGMLFIEGGVPFWGGACFIISGSLSVAAEKSHTSCLVRSSLGTNILSAMAAFAGTAILLMDFGVTNWDVGRGYLAVLTIFTILEFFIAIIATHFGCQATRAQANAPVIFLPNAFSTDFNIPSPAASPPPAYDNVAYVPKESSE, encoded by the exons ATGTCCGCGGCACCCGCCAGCAACGGGGTGTTTGTCGTCATACCACCCAGCAACGCCAGCGGCCTCCGCCCACCACCAGCCGTTCTGCCCACCTCCATGTGCCAGCCTCCCGGGATCA CACCGCTGGGGACACAGACTCCAAGGACCACCCAGCCGCCGGACTTGCGGCCTGCGGAGACCTTCCTGACGGGAGAGCCCAAAGCTTTAGGG ACGGTCCAGATCCTCATCGGCCTCATCCACCTGGGCTTCGGCAGCGTGCTGCTCATGGTCCGCCGTGGCCGCGTGGGGATGCTCTTCATCGAAGGCGGCGTCCCCTTCTGGGGAGGAGCTTGC TTCATCATCTCTGGGTCCCTTTCGGTGGCAGCTGAGAAGAGCCACACCAGCTGCCTG GTGAGGAGCAGCCTGGGGACAAACATTCTCAGTGCCATGGCGGCCTTTGCCGGGACGGCCATTCTGCTCATGGATTTTGGTGTCACGAACTGG GATGTGGGCAGGGGTTACCTGGCTGTGCTTACCATCTTCACCATCCTGGAGTTCTTCATCGCCATCATTGCCACCCACTTTGGGTGCCAAGCCACCCGCGCCCAAGCCAACGCG cCTGTGATTTTCCTGCCAAACGCTTTCAGCACAGACTTCAACATCCCCAGCCCCGCCGCCTCTCCGCCCCCCGCCTATGACAATGTGGCGTATGTGCCCAAGGAGTCGTCCGAGTAG